A window of the Vicinamibacteria bacterium genome harbors these coding sequences:
- a CDS encoding YetF domain-containing protein codes for MDSLLASPDQMGMIVLRTLVVYLFILVGFRLAGKREVGQLAPFDFALILLIANAVQNAMVGPDTSLVGGLTAAGVLLIVNFLLGRLAAKSRRIERLIRGRARILIYKGELHEEALAAERLTHEDVLQALRESGCPCIHDCRLAVLEVDGTISVINTPEKVERAEA; via the coding sequence ATGGATTCCTTGCTCGCCTCCCCCGACCAGATGGGAATGATTGTGCTCCGGACCCTCGTGGTCTACCTCTTCATCCTGGTCGGCTTCCGACTGGCCGGGAAGCGCGAGGTGGGTCAGCTTGCCCCCTTCGACTTCGCCCTGATCCTGCTCATCGCCAACGCGGTCCAGAATGCCATGGTCGGCCCCGACACCTCCCTCGTAGGGGGCCTGACCGCGGCCGGCGTGCTCCTCATCGTCAACTTCCTGCTCGGACGCCTGGCCGCCAAGAGCCGCCGGATCGAGCGGCTGATCCGGGGCCGGGCCCGCATCCTCATCTATAAGGGCGAGCTCCACGAGGAGGCCCTGGCCGCGGAGCGCCTCACCCACGAGGACGTGCTCCAAGCCCTCCGGGAGAGCGGGTGTCCCTGCATCCATGACTGCCGACTGGCGGTCCTGGAGGTGGACGGGACCATCTCCGTCATCAACACCCCCGAGAAGGTGGAGAGGGCCGAGGCTTAG